The Streptomyces cyaneogriseus subsp. noncyanogenus region TCGTGCAGCTCGGCCGGCACCTCGTCCAGGACGACGCTCACCGCCCGGGCGTACGGCCGCAGCACCCGGAAGGCGACCCCGCCGGGTACCGGGTGGGCGCCGAGCACGGTGTGCGGATCGTGGTGCGTGCCCTCCAGCAGCCGCTTCCGGTCGCCCGCGTCCAGGGCCGGGGAGACGGCCGTCTTGCGGACCGGGAGCGCCTCCCGGGAGGGGGCGGGCTTCCCGCCGGCCGCCGCCTTCCCGGCCGCCCGCCGCGGGGCGCTGCGCTGCGAGCCGGCCTGTTCCGGAAGCGCCTTGCGCGCGGCCGTCTTCCGCGTGACCGCCTTGCGCGCGGTCGCCTTCTGCGTGACCGCCTTCTCCACCGCGGCTTTCTCGACTGCGGTCTTCCCGGTCACGGCCTTCTTCGCGGTGGCTTTCTTCACGGCCTTCTCCACCGCGGTCTTCTTCGCGGCGGTCTTCTTCTCTGGCTTCCTCGCGGCCGGCTGCGCGGCCTGCTCGGGCAGTGCCGCCTTCCGCGCGCCCTTCGCCGGCTGCGCGCTCCCGCCGCTTGGCGCGGCGCTCTTCTTCCGTGCCGGGCGCGCGGCCGGCCGCTGCTCGGCGCCGGCTTCCTCGGCCGTCTTCCTCGGATACGAACCGTTGGACGGGTCACGGGGGGTCACGGGCGGAGCCTCCTCGGCGAAGTCCGGGTCAGGGGGAACGGGTCGGATCGGCGACGGCCAGACGGCGCACCGCCGACAGGGGCACCGGGAGCCAGCCGGGGCGGTGCCGTGCCTCGTAGACGACTTCGTAGACCGCCTTGTCCGTCTCGTAGGCACGCAGCATCACCGGGTCGGTGCGCGGGTCCCGCCCGGTGATCTCCGCGTACCCGGTGCAGTACGCGGCCCGGCACGTCTCGGACCACCCCGTCACCGGGGCGTCGGCCGAGTGCGCCGCGTAGTCGAAGGAGCGCAGCATCCCCGCGATGTCCCGCACCGACGGCTGGGGCATCCGCCGCTCGGCGAGCGGCCGGGCCGGTTCGCCCTCGAAGTCGATCAGGGACCACTCCCCGTCCGGCGCGCGCAGGCACTGGCCCAGATGGAGATCGCCGTGGACCCGCTGCGCGGTCCAGGTGCGGCCCTCGGCGGCCAGGTCGGCGAGCGCGGTGAACGCCGAGCGCAGCCCGGGCGCGTACGGCCGCAGCGCGGGCACCGCGTGCACGGCCTCCTCCAGACGCCCGACCATGCCGCCGACCAGCTGGTCCAGGGCGCTGTGGCCGAGGGTGACGACGGGCAGGGCCCGGGCCAGCGCCGTGTGCACCTCGGCGGTGGCCCGCCCCAGCGCCCGCGCCTCGGCCGCGAAGTCCTCGCCCTTGGCCAGCTCGCGCAGCGCCAGCTCCCAGCCGTCGGCCGCGCCCTGCACATACGGCTGGAGGACCGCCAGGACCCACGGCTGCCCGCCCAGGTCCGCCGCCATCCACGCGGTGGGCGGGGGCACCCGCGGGCAGCCCTCCCGGGCCAGCGCCAGCGGCAGCTCCAGATCGGGGTTGACGCCGGGCACGATCCGGCGCAGCAGCTTGAGGATGAACGTATCTCCGTAGATCACCGACGAGTTGGACTGCTCGGCGGTCACCGGGCGCGGGACCAGACCGGACCGTATCTCCTGGGTCCGGTCCCGGTGGAAGCGGAGCGGGCCGATGCGGTCCCGGGTGCGCAGCGCCTCCAGGAGCACCTCGGCGGGACGGGGGTCGTACAGGGCGTCGTAGACCGTGTACCCGGCCAGCGGGCCCTGGGTGACGTGGCCGATCAGCGCGGGCGCCAGCCGCGGCGGCAGCACCTCCCGCACACCTATCAGGAGCTGGTAGCAGTCGCCCGGGTGCTCGGGCGCGCCCGGCACCGGCACCAGGGGCTGCCGTACCCGCACGACGAGGTGGTACAGGCCGAGCCGGGCGGCGGGCCCTGCCGCGCCCTGCTCACGGGGGTCCCCGGGGTCCGGGCGGAGTCCGGGGGCCGGGAGTCCGGGGGCCGGCAGCAGCTCGGTGGCCGCGATCGGCGAGAACCCGGTGACCGGGCGCCCCTTGCCGGCGAACCACCGCTGCCGCGGCAGCCATTCCCGCAGCAGGGGGTCGAGTGACGCGAGGAGGCCGGGCGCGGCGGTGACGAAAGGGGTGGCGGCTTCCGACATGGCGTCGTGTCCTTTCCCCGGGGGTGGTCGGGGTGTTACTGATGCGTGCCCCGGGCGGGACGGTGGAAACGCCCCGCCCGCGGGCCCGGGGACCGGACCGGCCCGATCGAGCCGGGCCGGGTCCCTTCGCGTCGGTCCGCTCCCGTGGCGGCCCGGCGCTACAGGGCGTCCTTGCGGAGCCGGAACCAGTAGAAGCCGTGGCCCGCGAGGGTGAGCAGGTACGGCAGTTCGCCGATGGCGGGGAAGCGGACCCCGCCGAACAGCTCGACCGGATGGCGCCCCTGGAAGGCGCTCAGGTCCAGCTCCGTGGGCTGCGCGAACCGGCTGAAGTTGTTCACGCACAGCACCAGGTCGTCCCCGTTCTCCTCGTTCGGGGGAGCCTCCCGCAGAAAGGCGAGGACCGCGGGGTTGGAGGAGGGCAGTTCCGTGTAGGAGCCCAGGCCGAAGGCCGGGTTCTGCTTGCGGATCTCGATCATCCGGCGGGTCCAGTGCAGCAGCGAGGACGGCGAGGCCATCGACGCCTCGACGTTGGTGACCTGGTAGCCGTAGACCGGATCCATGATCGTGGGCAGGAAGAGCCGTCCCGGGTCGCAGGAGGAGAACCCGGCGTTGCGGTCGGGTGTCCACTGCATGGGGGTGCGGACGGCGTCGCGGTCGCCGAGCCAGATGTTGTCGCCCATGCCGATCTCGTCGCCGTAGTAGATGATCGGCGAGCCGGGCAGGGAGAGCAGCAGGGCCGTGAACAGCTCGATCTGGTTGCGGTCGTTGTCGAGCAGGGGGGCCAGGCGGCGGCGGATGCCGATGTTGGCGCGCATGCGGGGGTCCTTGGCGTACTCGGCCCACATGTAGTCGCGCTCTTCGTCGGTGACCATCTCCAGGGTCAGCTCGTCGTGGTTGCGCAGGAAGATGCCCCACTGGCAGCCCGAGGGGATGGCCGGGGTCTTGGCCAGGATCTCGGAGACCGGGTAGCGCGACTCACGCCGTACGGCCATGAAGATGCGCGGCATGACCGGGAAGTGGAAGGCCATGTGGCACTCGTCGCCGCCGGAGGAGTAGTCGCCGAAGTAGTCGACGACGTCCTCGGGCCACTGGTTGGCCTCCGCCAGCAGCACCTTGTCGGGGTACTGGGCGTCGATCTCCTTGCGCACGCGTTTGAGGAAGGCGTGCGTCGCCGGAAGGTTTTCGCAGTTGGTGCCCTCCTCCTGGTACAGATAGGGCACCGCGTCCAGCCGGAAGCCGTCGATGCCCAGGTCGAGCCAGAACTTCAGGGCGGAGATCATCTCCTCCTGCACGGCCGGGTTCTCGTAGTTGAGGTCCGGCTGGTGGGAGAAGAACCGGTGCCAGTAGTACTGCTTGCGGACCGGGTCGTACGTCCAGTTCGACACCTCGGTGTCGACGAAGATGATCCGGGCGTCCTGGTACTGCTTGTCGTCGTCGGCCCAGACGTAGTAGTCGCCGTAGGGGCCGTCGGGGTCCTTGCGGGACTCCTGGAACCACGGGTGCTGGTCGCTGGTGTGGTTCATGACGAAGTCGATGATCACGCGCATGCCGCGCTGGTGGGCGGCGTCCACGAACTCCACGAAGTCGGCCAGGTCACCGAACTCGGGCAGCACGGCGGTGTAGTCGGAGACGTCGTAGCCGCCGTCGCGCAGCGGCGACTTGAAGAAGGGCGGCAGCCAGAGGCAGTCGACGCCGAGCCATTGCAGATAGTCGAGCTTGGCGGTCAGGCCCTTGAGGTCGCCGACGCCGTCGCCGTTGCTGTCCTGGAAGGAGCGGACGAGGACCTCGTAGAAGACGGCGCGCTTGAACCACTCGGGGTCGCGGTCCTTGGCCGGGGTGTCTTCGAAGGTGTCCGGAACGGGTTCGTTGACGATCATATGGCGGGTGACCCTCCGGTGTGCGGGGTGGACGGTCGCAGAACCGTGAAGACATGGGCGGGCCGGCGGCCCGGTTCGAGGCGCACATAGCTGGCCCTGCCCCAGTGGTAGGTCTCACCGGTGAGCTCGTCGTGCACCGGCACCGACTCGTGCCAGTCCAGGCCGAGTTGCGGCATGTCCAACGAGACCGTGGCCTCCTGGGTGTGGTGGGGGTCGAGGTTGACGACCACCAGGACCGTGTTCGATCCCTTCCGTTTCGAGTACGCGATCACCTGGTCGTTGTCGACGTGGTGGAAGTGCAGATCGCGCAGTTGCCGCAGGGCGGGACTGTTGCGCCGGATGGTGTTGAGGCGGGTGATGAGGGGGGTGATGGTGCGTCCCTCGCGTTCGGCGGTTTCCCAGTCGCGGGGTTTGAGCTGGTACTTCTCCGAGTCGAGGTATTCCTCGCCGCCTTCGCGCAGGGGGGTGTTCTCGCACAGTTCGTAGCCGCTGTAGATGCCCCAGGCGGGGGAGAGGGTGGCGGCGAGGACGGCGCGGGTCTCGAAGGCGGGGCGGCCGCCGTGCTGGAGGTAGGCGTGCAGGATGTCGGGGG contains the following coding sequences:
- a CDS encoding maltokinase N-terminal cap-like domain-containing protein, with product MSEAATPFVTAAPGLLASLDPLLREWLPRQRWFAGKGRPVTGFSPIAATELLPAPGLPAPGLRPDPGDPREQGAAGPAARLGLYHLVVRVRQPLVPVPGAPEHPGDCYQLLIGVREVLPPRLAPALIGHVTQGPLAGYTVYDALYDPRPAEVLLEALRTRDRIGPLRFHRDRTQEIRSGLVPRPVTAEQSNSSVIYGDTFILKLLRRIVPGVNPDLELPLALAREGCPRVPPPTAWMAADLGGQPWVLAVLQPYVQGAADGWELALRELAKGEDFAAEARALGRATAEVHTALARALPVVTLGHSALDQLVGGMVGRLEEAVHAVPALRPYAPGLRSAFTALADLAAEGRTWTAQRVHGDLHLGQCLRAPDGEWSLIDFEGEPARPLAERRMPQPSVRDIAGMLRSFDYAAHSADAPVTGWSETCRAAYCTGYAEITGRDPRTDPVMLRAYETDKAVYEVVYEARHRPGWLPVPLSAVRRLAVADPTRSP
- the treS gene encoding maltose alpha-D-glucosyltransferase; protein product: MIVNEPVPDTFEDTPAKDRDPEWFKRAVFYEVLVRSFQDSNGDGVGDLKGLTAKLDYLQWLGVDCLWLPPFFKSPLRDGGYDVSDYTAVLPEFGDLADFVEFVDAAHQRGMRVIIDFVMNHTSDQHPWFQESRKDPDGPYGDYYVWADDDKQYQDARIIFVDTEVSNWTYDPVRKQYYWHRFFSHQPDLNYENPAVQEEMISALKFWLDLGIDGFRLDAVPYLYQEEGTNCENLPATHAFLKRVRKEIDAQYPDKVLLAEANQWPEDVVDYFGDYSSGGDECHMAFHFPVMPRIFMAVRRESRYPVSEILAKTPAIPSGCQWGIFLRNHDELTLEMVTDEERDYMWAEYAKDPRMRANIGIRRRLAPLLDNDRNQIELFTALLLSLPGSPIIYYGDEIGMGDNIWLGDRDAVRTPMQWTPDRNAGFSSCDPGRLFLPTIMDPVYGYQVTNVEASMASPSSLLHWTRRMIEIRKQNPAFGLGSYTELPSSNPAVLAFLREAPPNEENGDDLVLCVNNFSRFAQPTELDLSAFQGRHPVELFGGVRFPAIGELPYLLTLAGHGFYWFRLRKDAL